TGCACCATTCCTCTCAGCTCATACAAGTCATCACATTTATTTACTGTGTATAATGGAAAACTTTTTATGGACCATTTTTTCTCTGGAGAGAGGCTAGAATAGGACTTGCAAGTGGTAGCTTGATGTCATTGCTCTGATCCAGTCATCTGCATCTATGCTGATTCAAGGCGTATGAAAATGTGGATTCTGTTGGTGGAGCAGGATTGATGAATAAAATGTCCACTcctaatctttttctttttcacaagtAAACTCTTTGATAGGGTGTTGAGTAAAACTTCATCACTCTTTCTTGTTGAGACACGGAAAATATTATACTTCTTCAATTCCCTTACCATTTCCTCCAGAGTTGATTCtgatctttgaaaattttcaggTGGCGGAGTGCTCTTCTCTGGAGGACATTTTTCACGACAGCTGTTGTAGCTGTTGTGCTTAGAGGCTTCATAGAGTTTTGCAGGAGTGGGAGATGTGGGTTGTTTGGACAGGGGGGTCTTATCATGTTTGATGTTAATTCAGCGCCTGCCACTTATGGCACCCCGGATCTATTGGCAGTTATTTTGCTTGGAGTTATCGGAGGTATTTTTGGGAGTCTTTACAATTATATGGTGGACAAGGTCCTTCGAACATATAGCATCATCAATGAGTAAGCACCATTGACTCGAGTCTTGATAAAAGTAGCAGTGGAATATGAAGTATTACTGGCATTGTAATCAGTCAAACTTGTGTTCCATTACACCCTTTCTGATGCATACTGCTCCTTTAGGACTTCTTAGTTCTATTTCTTCCTTCTGTCATctcttttcccattttccttcttcaaatCCTAGATATTGTCAACACTCAATGCCTTGCAAAGGAGTATCTTCATCCTGGATATTGATATGTGTGATCTGTTACCAGTGCTGTGCTTTCCTAATAAATGGCTGCCTCATCCCTAATATTGATCACCTCTGAGATGCTTCTgattgtgttttattttatttagtcgATGTGATTTAAATGGAAACTGATGTTTGAATTGGTATGCAGGAGAGGTCGTTCATTCAAAGTACTACTTGTCATCTGCATCTCTTTATTAACCTCATGTTGCTCGTACGGCCTTCCATGGATTCTCCAATGTACACCCTGTCCTGCTCATTCGGAGGAGGAATGCCCTACTGTAGGTCGGTCGGGGAACTATAAGAACTTCCAGTGTCCTCCAAATCACTACAATGACCTTGCTTCCCTCTTCCTAACAACGAATGATGATGCAATTCGGAGCTTATTTAGTTCCAGCAGTGAGAAGGAGTTTCAAATGTCTACCCTTTTAGTTTTCTTTGCTGCCATATATTTCCTTGGAATCGTCACATATGGAATTGCCATTCCCTCCGGGCTCTTCATCCCAGTTATACTTGCTGGGGCCTCATATGGCCGCCTTGTGGGGAAATTTCTCGACCCTCTCTCTGGGCTTGACGCGGGACTCTTTGCCCTTCTCGGAGCTGCCTCCTTCTTGGGTGGCACAATGAGAATGACGGTTTCTCTCTGTGTCATCCTCCTAGAACTCACCAATAATTTGTTGATGCTTCCATTGGTAATGCTAGTTCTCCTTATCTCAAAAACAGTGGCAGATAGTTTCAACAAAGGAGTGTATGACCAAATTGTGAAAATGAAGGGATTGCCATACATGGAAGCACATGCAGAACCATACATGAGGAATTTGGTCGCCAGTGATGCTGTTTCTGGTCCCTTGATCACATTCTCTGGGTTTGAAAAGGTGGGGCATATACTTTATGCTTTGAAGATCACCAAGCATAATGGGTTTCCCGTGATTGATGAGCCACCTTTCTCAGCAGCTCCAGAATTGTGTGGACTTGTTTTGAGGTCCCATCTGCTGGTGTTGCTCAAAGGGAAAAAGTTCACGAAGCAGAGGATAATGACAGGATCAGAAATTGTGAGGAGGTTTAAAGCTCATGAATTTGCGAAGCCAGGATCCGGGAAGGGGCTCAAGGTGGAGGATTTGGACATCAAGGATGATGAGATGGAGATGTTTGTTGATCTGCATCCTATTACTAATATGTCTCCTTATACAGTGCTCGAGACCACATCACTAGCCAAAGCTGCTGTTCTCTTCAGGGAGCTCGGACTTAGGCACCTGTGTGTTGTGCCAAAGACACctggggtctctctctctctctctctctctctttctctctctctctctataatgCATGCATGCTCATGCACGATGTGCACACGCCCAAGCTTAAGCATGACCTTGAAAGAAAGTGCAATTTTCTTATAATGGTtttgattttaaattgcatTCGATCTGATTTTTGCAGAGGCCTCCGATTGTTGGCATTCTTACAAGGCACGACTTCATGCCAGAGCATGTTCTTGGGTTGCACCCCCATCTTCATTCGCACAAGTGAAGCAATGCAAATTAAGCAAAAGGTGAACTATTATAGTGACAGAGAAACCAATTGTACCGTCTATGCTCAGTGGCAAAGAGAGATTAGTGGGATTTGTAATAGGATGGCCATGTTTCTGGGTTTCTGGGTCCAACTGGTATTAGATCTGTAGAAAGAGCAGCTCAGCAACCGACGGATGACCAGGGAGCAACCACCATTGCCTTGAATGTGCAAATGTGAGTTTGTTCCTTAAATCTTTTCCATGAAACCATACTGCTCTTACGTCTATATGATCATCCGAGATGGTAATATGTGCCGGCTGAGTTGCTGCTTAGTGAAGAAGTTGAAATCATCAGCATTGGAATAGCTGCTCTCAACTTTCTGCGGTTGTAGATTTGGACGGCGTTCTTGATGGTGCTTATTAATTTTAATAGTAGAAATGATAGTAATTATAATAGTAACAATAGTGAGTGGGAAATGAAAGTGATAATAAGATGTGACCCAGATGGATTCCGGATTTTCATATATAACTCAAATTATTACATTAGCAAATATTTTATTGGTGTCGCCTGCGTTCCCATGTTCTCAGATCTGTGATGCACCCCTTAGCGTTGTCCTTGTACTTCGGAATTATGAAACCTTTCGTGTGGATAACCGTTCGATTCAACAAAAAAAGCGGAGTTTGAAAGCAAGTGGTCCAGAATGACCACTTCATCTCTGTCCTTAAGCCGATCGGAGTGGAGAGACAGCCGAGTGTTGTCATGTTGGCGGGAGGGTTTTGATGGATCTGAACGTGTCGTTTGAAGGAGAAGGGAATAGGAAGGGACTCGACCGATACGATAGTCATGAGGAAGGTGGGGGAGAACATAATTCTAGTCTTTGAAGAAAGAACACGGTTTCGATCGCCAAAAAGAAGAGATGCCGGACATCttttggaatttcaaaaaaGGGTATGATGGCTTCATCCTCGTGTCGCGTCGACTTTTCGTTGATTTTTCACTTGGGTCGCTTTACCTTTTGTTACCCAGGTTGAGAAAATTGTGGTCAATCACCCTCCGTGTTTTATCATCCACAGAAACAGTTAATGTATACGCCTAATGGGACTGTCGAGCTGTTATTAAATACCACATTAACAGGGAGGACATATGGTAATTTAGCATTTCTCAAATGTTCGATGAAGAAAACAGCAAAATTCAGAGAGATGAAAGCAACTTCATTGTCCATTTATGTAATTTATAGATGTTGGCTTGTCTCAAAAAAGTACTTGAGATAACGAGCATGCTTAACGAGAATTTAATACGACACTCCGTCCAGCTTTGATGGAGGATGATATCGAATAGATTATAGAAAATCGATAGCTTATCTGAGGGAACTTTTTTGAAGAGGTCGTTGAATATATTTGGAGAGAGCCCGGCTCCAAATAGTGCAAATGGGGAGAAGGGAGGGGAGACTTTTCCATCATTACCAATTTTATTAGCGGTACGAAATTGCAATCGTTAAGGGGGCgggttctttttcttctttttcgattattttttgGCAACCTTACCTCGGTTTGAATGAGTccgtgtctctctctctcgaagcGAAGCCAAAAGGCATTATTGtacaattataaattttgaatattt
Above is a window of Eucalyptus grandis isolate ANBG69807.140 chromosome 9, ASM1654582v1, whole genome shotgun sequence DNA encoding:
- the LOC104420025 gene encoding chloride channel protein CLC-c isoform X1 is translated as MMERKRDEEDGNGREHEHDIEIEGKESSPKGMRQPLLSRKHDSGSRINRTSQIAIVGANLCPIESLDYEIVENDLFKQDWRSRTKSEIYQYVVLKWTLALLIGLGTGLVGFFNNIAVENIAGFKFLLANNLMLKERYYQAFVAYASCNIVLAVAAGALCAYIAPAAAGSGIPEVKAYLNGIDAHTILAPSTLFVKIFGSIFGVAAGFVVGKEGPMVHTGACIASLLGQGGSRKYRLTWRWLRYFKNDRDRRDLITCGAAAGVAAAFRAPVGGVLFALEEAASWWRSALLWRTFFTTAVVAVVLRGFIEFCRSGRCGLFGQGGLIMFDVNSAPATYGTPDLLAVILLGVIGGIFGSLYNYMVDKVLRTYSIINERGRSFKVLLVICISLLTSCCSYGLPWILQCTPCPAHSEEECPTVGRSGNYKNFQCPPNHYNDLASLFLTTNDDAIRSLFSSSSEKEFQMSTLLVFFAAIYFLGIVTYGIAIPSGLFIPVILAGASYGRLVGKFLDPLSGLDAGLFALLGAASFLGGTMRMTVSLCVILLELTNNLLMLPLVMLVLLISKTVADSFNKGVYDQIVKMKGLPYMEAHAEPYMRNLVASDAVSGPLITFSGFEKVGHILYALKITKHNGFPVIDEPPFSAAPELCGLVLRSHLLVLLKGKKFTKQRIMTGSEIVRRFKAHEFAKPGSGKGLKVEDLDIKDDEMEMFVDLHPITNMSPYTVLETTSLAKAAVLFRELGLRHLCVVPKTPGRPPIVGILTRHDFMPEHVLGLHPHLHSHK
- the LOC104420025 gene encoding chloride channel protein CLC-c isoform X2 yields the protein MHLIVENDLFKQDWRSRTKSEIYQYVVLKWTLALLIGLGTGLVGFFNNIAVENIAGFKFLLANNLMLKERYYQAFVAYASCNIVLAVAAGALCAYIAPAAAGSGIPEVKAYLNGIDAHTILAPSTLFVKIFGSIFGVAAGFVVGKEGPMVHTGACIASLLGQGGSRKYRLTWRWLRYFKNDRDRRDLITCGAAAGVAAAFRAPVGGVLFALEEAASWWRSALLWRTFFTTAVVAVVLRGFIEFCRSGRCGLFGQGGLIMFDVNSAPATYGTPDLLAVILLGVIGGIFGSLYNYMVDKVLRTYSIINERGRSFKVLLVICISLLTSCCSYGLPWILQCTPCPAHSEEECPTVGRSGNYKNFQCPPNHYNDLASLFLTTNDDAIRSLFSSSSEKEFQMSTLLVFFAAIYFLGIVTYGIAIPSGLFIPVILAGASYGRLVGKFLDPLSGLDAGLFALLGAASFLGGTMRMTVSLCVILLELTNNLLMLPLVMLVLLISKTVADSFNKGVYDQIVKMKGLPYMEAHAEPYMRNLVASDAVSGPLITFSGFEKVGHILYALKITKHNGFPVIDEPPFSAAPELCGLVLRSHLLVLLKGKKFTKQRIMTGSEIVRRFKAHEFAKPGSGKGLKVEDLDIKDDEMEMFVDLHPITNMSPYTVLETTSLAKAAVLFRELGLRHLCVVPKTPGRPPIVGILTRHDFMPEHVLGLHPHLHSHK